The sequence aaaaaaacttcaaaaacgattgaatcaaataaaaaattaaatatttttcaacattttagaTCCTTTCAAAGATAgattttctataaataaatGTTATAATTGTGCATCAATTTCCTATTATTTATCCATTGCTGAGATATCAATTTTCTTTTTTACGGTATATTGgagaagaaagcgaaaaaatcacttttttgcctttctcgtatacaaagtatacgtaaaaggCTAtacgatcactccaaaaccgaacttttgatagaaggctcggagacccaaaaTGTTGTGTGGCGCAGaagcatgaatcatgagctgtatcaagtatacaaagaagaaaatattatggATCGTagaaaatacggcagacttcagtgggctgttCAATTAGTGCGAATGTGGATCTAAAGAATGACATCCGGATGTCAAAAGTATCagttactggccttgttgtttctAATCCTTCTGACTCTGTAGTCGCACGTACATGGACAACTAAATTAACACAACACTAAGGTTAAAATTCTTACAGATGGGAAAATCTCAtaattttttaatcaaaattttggTAGTTTGCCACGTGTCACgtgtcaaaaacaaagcaaacgCATCGAGCTAATCAACATAGCTCGGCACGATAACTCATATTTGAATAAATTCGCTTTAATTCCCATTGCTCTGCTGACCGAAGCATGTTGGCAAGCAAaacgtcgaaaaggacaaaaggtcgaaaggttttttgactttttgtttctttcgaccttttgtcccgttcggcgttttgtcatttcgaccttttgtccttttcgaccgtttgtcccttcgacctgttgacttttgatcttttgtctttcgaccgtttgtcctttcgatcttttgtctttcgaaGTTTTGTCCCTAACCAGTCAAATCATATGGATTTTGTAATGACATTTTTCCTAtcactacacccaaccggcggatgttagattttctaacaattctgtataagaatctaccaaaacctgaataagaactgggcatatgcgaaaatgttagattcttatacaagtattgtataagaatctaacaattttgtaagcttttctaacaatatttgtatgatagctaacattttttgtataagaatataacaatttcgcatatgcccagttcttatacaggttttggtagattcttatacagaattgttagaaaatctaacaaccgccggtttgGTGTATCAGCAAAATATGTTCCgggcagcgacgacagcgacaatctttgtCGGTAGTTTCTTTTAATAACCCTAACTGAACTCAACTTTGGATTAATTGAACATAAAATTCCCTTTTATTGGATCCCCAAACCAGAAATAGCGAAAAAGTTTCTGCCAAATCGGTAAAATTATCGACCATATTCAAAACTCATTTGTAAATCAAACATTCTTCCTTAATTTTAAACATAGAAACATTGCACAATTGTATTTGTGaagatattcaaaaaattgcacAACAGTAGTAAAGCAGTCCAATAAAACTTATTTTCCTAGTTTATGCCTAGTACGTATTTTAACGATTCTATTTATGTATAAAGAATCTCCTTCGTAACTGCATCTAAAGTATTCAGAGGTACCATAACTCAAATTCGTTTTTCGAATGCTTCGTAATGTACATCACTTCGACCGATTGAAGACTTCTTTTCACTCGTTCCCTAACTGATTACAACTAAATAACTTATTCGTTTGCTATTGCACAACGTGACATATATGCTCCTTCCATTGTattccggaaattcgaagactTTAGATATTATTTTTACTTCTATTCGATAAAAGACGCGTAGTGCAACCGAATCCTGATTGCAGCCTGCCTGGAGATTCTAATTTTAGAAGCTTCAAGCACAAAAAGTGCTCGTGTACGTTTCGTACTTCTGTCTTTCAACAATTTCAAACTAATATCATCTTAAAATATCTGTTGTAAAAATTGCACATTTTAGCTAAACTTACTGCATTACCAACTAGTGGGCCAAGGCAGCCACACTACTGCAGGACGGCTCATTCCGTCGGGGgcggatatttttgaaaaacacaGAGTGCGTCTCGACGCTCTCCGCCCCGGACTCGCAGATGTCGTCCGTGGCACAGCTcgtgccgtcgtcgtcgtcttcgttGTTGTTGTCGGAAATGCAGGACGCGTTATCGCTGCTGGCGATGTTTTCGTCATCCGACGAGTACACGCGAACGCTGATCGCATCCGCCGTGTTGAAGAGGAAGTTTTCTTCCGGTTTCGGAATTTTGGGAGCGGGATTCGTTGGTGGGGGTGGTGGCCTGGTTAGAGGTTTTTCTATCGTTCGAGACGGTGAGGGGAGCTTTTTGGTGGGGATTGTTGTGGTCGGCGGTGGTGGAGGTGGATTTGGGGGTGGTAATGGCGGGGGTGGAGCTTTTGGACGTGTGAGCTGTTTGTCGGATCTAGCGCTACCTTCCGAGGAAGATGATGTATTGCTCTTGACAGTGCTCACGACATGTTCTGGAATCGCACATATCTCATACTTATTTTCCtcctggattggatttgacgaTTCAATCGATTTACCAGTGAAGTTGAATCGTTCGTAAAGCTTCCGGTTCAATCGAGACTCATTTGAATCGGCGCTGATATAGCCGCTATCGTCTTTGACGCTAGATCGGGAATGGCTTCTGATGACCGTGATCTGGCGACTATTGGACGCCGGACCACTCGCGCTTGACGGCTTGTGATGATGGTGGTGTCGGTGGTGATGGCGATGACCTTTGTCCGGACTGTCATAAGCGGCACTACCATCATCTATCAGCGAAGAGATACCTTCATCTTTATCCAGAATGTCAGAAGAATCCGAATTTTTCTCTAGATCCGAATCGTTCCTGCCATCACCGGATTTTCCATTGAATTTGGAAGTcgcaattccaataaattttttcCAGGCATTTTTTATGTCCTTGGACTTTTTCACCCGATCTCGCAACCCCATGGCAATTTGCATTCCGTTAGTAGCTTGGTTGATCTCCACTCGGAAGATTTTAGTCGTTGTGATCGGAGTGATATCAAACGAGCTTTTTTCTTCATCCGAATCTTTCGGATTAATGCTTGGACTACCTTTTCTCATCGGAAAATCATAGTTCGATAGTGTCTTCGTTGACAGCACCTCGATCTTATCAATATCTTCAATAAATTTTGCGCGACTCATGGATTGATACGATTTGCCTTGATCGGTGAAGtttttttcattcaattctCCTAAAGTCATATAATTTTTTACCATCGATGGGTCCTGCTCGCGATCGAATGTGAATCCTTCCTTTTCCATAGAATGCGATCGACTGGGTTTGTTCACCTGGCTGTAGTTGGCAATCtttcttgattttttaaccGAGTTGTTCTCATTCTCGGAAACACCCGTGAATTGCGTGGAATCGCTATCCGCTGTAAGGCTGTACGTCGATTCGTAATTGTCCAGGTTACTTAGCGAAGGTTTCGGGGCCGGTCCATTTGGCTGTTTTGTAAACTTATCGTTGTTCCAACAAGCCAGATTCTTGGGTGATATTCCGTAGTCCTCTACCTGCTGCAACTGTTGTCGGGGTTGATCATAGTGGTTTCGAGGACTAGGGATCTCTGGAGGTATTAGGTCCGGTGGCATTAGTTTGGGAACTACTACGGTGTTGTCGTTTGATCGCTGTCTTTTAGAGTGCCTTAACTCCAAGGTGAGTAACCGCCCCGAAGCTATCTCAAACTCTTCCAGGCTGTGCATTTGATTCTGATTAacgttttttagatttttggactCGTAGATTTCCCGGAGACTTCCAAAAGTAGTCTCCCGGAAAGATTGCGAGTTTTTTAGAACAAAATGATTGTTCAAATCGGCTGGCAGGGAGGTCAAATTGGATTCCTTTGTACTGAGTCGGTCCTGAGCCCAAACATTGCTCTTGTGTCGTCCGATAATGTTGCTGTGCTTTTTTGGCTTGCGGTCCAGCGTATCAGGTTCAAACTGGTCGCTATCCGTTGACAATTCACAATCGTCTGGACTGTGTTCGACCTCAATCGTTATGCTCCCTTGGAAGGGCGTATCACACTTAATTTTCGGGCTCTTTTTCGTTGGTACTTGTATGACTGTTTCGGCAAGCGAGTTCATCGGGACGTCCTCGTACTCATCTACGTCTAAACTGACACATTCACGCTCCTTCGTGATGGTGTCTGTATCCTTCCTAAACCCCTCCACCCGATCGTAAATGGCATTGCGTATCTCAACCTCCTCTTCCAGCGGAAGTGCCGTACTGTGGGATGGTGACGGTTGGGAGCTGAGGTCACTGCTGGTAGTTGTCGAAGTATTAAAGCTGATCTGGGTCTTGGAAGTGACCCTTTCTAAGCTATCCGTCTCGTAATCAACAATTAAGTAGTGTGGTGATTTTCGAGAGTAGATTGGGGAATCCGGTTGGTATTTGTTGAACGAGTTCTTTCCGGAGCGGTTTCCGAGGGTGTTGCTGTCGTCCGAATTGATGAAGTCATGAAAGAACTTTTCATTTCGGTACTTCTCAGTGCGATCGATGCTACTAAACCGACTGTCAGAGTCGTGTATGTACTCATTGATGGGAACCGGTTCACCACGTcctctccaagaattcttccgttGGTCCATTGCCAATGCTTCGTACACCATATCCGGCATGTGATTTATGTTCCTCATTTTAGCACCGTTGTTTGCCTTCGAATACTGATCCATTACTTCTATTTGCCGTTTCCCTATGGGCCCCGGATGGCTCTGCGGATTCGAACGTTTTCTATTTTgctgatgatggtgatgatgatgatgctgatTATGGTTCATAACGCGATGCTGCATCTTAGGCGAGGATTCAAACTGAGGGTTATTAAACAGTTCGCTGCCGCCAGTTATGCCGTACAGATCACGCTTATCGTAAATTTTATTTGAGTCCAAGTTTACCAAAGAATTGTTGATATTTCTCATGTAAATATCTTGATTTTTAGAGTGGCCCTCAATCGGGTTATGATCGTACACAAAATTGTTATTCTTCATTATCGATCCATCATCTGGTCCGAATTTGGCCATTTTAATCACGTCGGACTTCAAACTATGTGAAACTATTTTGGGAGCTGAGCTTGTGTCCGATCTAATAGATTTGCTTCGAGATGGAACTCGCGCCACCGAAGAACGCTCCTTCACACTGTTAGCCACGATGGTTTCGTTGTCAGATGCGGATGAACTGTCGCTCTGAATACTTCCTTGACGAGGTCGCAGCGATTTGGGTTGCTTTTTTATATCAGGATTTATCGGAAGAGACTCGCACGTTGAGCGATCGTCCAATGATCTTAAGGATTCCGGATTTTCCGATCCGTTAGTGACAGGTTTACCACCGTCGAACATATCAACGTCGTTAACTTCGCCGCCGTGAGTTGTTGAAACGTCTTCCAGCCACTTTCGGATACTGTTCTGTTTGTCCCCACAGTTTTTGCAATTACTGGAAGGAACCACGACGTCCGAGTTGCCCTTTTTCTCACAGCCTGGGCAACCAGAGCAGATGCTCTTTTTGGAGCTGTCCCGTCGAGAGCTGATGAGACTGCTTCGACGGCTTGGTGGAGCCGTTTGCGCCGCAGCATAAATTTCGGAACCTTGCGCATGTTGCAATTCCTCGGGAATTATGTTCAAAGAAGGTTGAAACCGTTTGGCCGACATTTTGTACTTGGCGATGGTGATGACTTCGCGTATCTTGTTCAGGAACTCGATGGCCGCAGGTGGTGGTGACTGAAATATAGATTCATATTTATATTAGAAACTGGAGGACAGAGAaaagaatatataaaaaataacattgCTAGCACTGATTTTTGGGCCTGTATCCAAAATGGGATCCCTACCGGCAATTCCTAGTATTACCTTGGCTTCCAAGGAAATATCTATTATGTCCTAAACATTTAGTTGTTTATAAACGATCccggagttttttttaaagaaaataaaggattttattgaagtataaaacattaaaaaatatataaaaatttaaatactGATCAGAAAAAAAGCCTCCTACTCTAGTTGAAGATTTCCTCATATCCTATTTCTACAGTCAGGTTGCATTTAACAATCTTGATCTCATAGCTCTTGGTCTCAGTCCTAAGGAAATTGAATTACTTTCGCCCCCAATTTGACAATTCTTCTCCGATGACTTCGATGCTGGATTATGTTTTTCAAGCAACGAACCCGAATGTGACTTCCGATCGGGAttataaaaaagtattttagcGTTGAACTTTTATTACGAATCATGATCATTCCTATAGATTTATCATCCTGCGTAATTTGGACCATAATCTACTCACCACCAACAGATGAGGCTCAAAATATGCCGGATTAAAGTACAACTTCCGACGCATAGTTCCGTTGACGATAGACTTCATACTTTCGAGCTTTTCGTCGTTGCTGATATCTTCGACAATGGACACATTTTCCTCTGGCAAACACTCGGTATCCGGGCCATTCGGATTGCTCGATCCATCGGGACTCTGTTGCTGCGACATCTGGCTGTGCAGCGACTGTTGTGGATGGAGATGTCCGCCATCCATGTCTGTATGCCCTAAGTAGTTTTTTGACTGGTGGATGTTGGCCTTGGTCTGCATCTGTTTTGGTACATAAATTCGGTTACGCAAAGCATTTTTCAATCAAGATGAGTTTTACCTTTTCCACATCGATCGTTCGTTCATCTTCAAACTCGGACACGGAATTGGAGTTGTCGCTGATAAAACCGGAATTGTCGCTCAGATTCGGGAAATGCTTCAACAGGGGATTGTTCTTCACAATGCCCATCTCTTCGGCATGGAGGCCCACATTCAGTGCCGTCGTCAGACCCCGATGACCACCGGTTGCACCGCTCTGCCGCTGACTCCCGCCACGCCCAATAAAGCTGTTGTGAGGCTGACTGGCAAACGGATTAACCTGCGAACTCAACCCCACTCCGAATGTGACTTGATCGTTCTGCTGGTAGGATGAATATTCATTCTTGATGGTGTTGGCATCGTCGTCGTCTCCGGAGTTGCGCTTCCGTTTCTTCATGTGAATATACAGGAATACCGATGCGATGTAAATTAGCCCCAGACAAAGACTGCAGATGGCAATGACGATGTACTCTTTCGTGCTCAGTCCCGATTGACTCTCGATATGTGTCTCCGATGAAAAACTGACCTCGGTGACGTCTGTTCGGGAGAAGAGGGGAGAAGAAAATTGATGGTTTGATGAATAACTTATCGACCAATCGGTTGGCACGAGGCAAGGAGTATATTATCAGGAAAATGGATATGGTCATTCAGTTATTAAAAGTAATTGACGCAAGTTAGTTTAGACAGATTTGCTGCATGGTCTAATTGCTCAACCCTTGGGCATTATACGTTTCTTCCAATCAGTCTTTAATTATATGAACAACCTACGGCAGTAACATCGTTATCGAAGATTTGGATACCCGGAATGGTCAGATTGAGGATTTGATCTCTAGCGGCGCCAGAGCTCTGGTAATGGTGGGTCATcagcatttttggcgtaattggttcatttataatttggcgtaAGTATTGAGAAGTACAATTGGGGACATAATCAGTCAAGCGATAAATCCATTAAAAAATGTCAGGcaatttcaaatattacaaaattttattgcattttatctCTATGAAATGCAATGCATTCGACTAAATTTATTGGAAAggtctctagaaattctttgggatgattttttcaaaaacgccCAATTAATAAATtgtttcaggtattccttcggataccatcggaaattccattccctcggaaatttcaCCAGTAATAATTCATCCAGAATTTCCAGCAAAAATCCCTTTCACAAATCTAGGACAAcacttcagatatttttttgggAGTTTTCGAACGAATTGCTAACGGAACACCTGAAGGTATTTTCGACATTTAATTTGTCCAAGaatatctttggacattcctccaagtattttttcggaatttagtCTAGGAATTTTCCCAGAAAATCCTTACCTTAGAatcttcctccaggaaatcttttggatttttttttagttaaaccatacaaaatttcttccgaaatactTGCAGGAACTATTCCGAAATTtttattagaagaatttttccgggaatttatttaaaaatgaaataggaaatactAATTTTCGGAAGAGTTTCTAAAGTAAATTTGAAAGGATTGCCCAGATGAAATGTACGAAAGAACACTTAaagtaatttctgaatgatcctaaaaaaatctgaatgaattAAAGTgactcccaaaaaaaaaatataaagtaaTATCCGAAggtctcaaggaatttcttattaaatttccgaaggaatgtccgaaggaattaaACAAATCGATAGAATTTTTTGAAGTTTGATATAATAATTTGAatactggattttttttaagaaattcctgaattttttgcaatttctaaaaaaaatgtagaagGAATGCCTAAACCAATTTCCGCAGATATTCGTAAAgtcattttc comes from Armigeres subalbatus isolate Guangzhou_Male chromosome 2, GZ_Asu_2, whole genome shotgun sequence and encodes:
- the LOC134211611 gene encoding uncharacterized protein LOC134211611, translated to MLKSLALPRYFKKNNYNILTPPLTPDFPSLRRSSSASPRASTRWYRARFQYLPSLTRWHRRRKGFSMIAHNLTVTTLLLTGIVLGCLSAFPVCQGAADPEPVPKGTITTYGTRTSLTRIGVADTSKIANLTRQHGGDLFYTFENDKCDTDMCVGLSSGTASLSKGTINNMHNTVKEIDMLADLMTECKCQCLPHLTTYREDLGICVDDVRECTLAPFVSGSTLEKIPFVFLPHRGQIVYPSKEIGFPGVKMPMCAVSGSQYLTHAGWVELRNPIDTDVPFRLFRDEGRIYLQWLGEPDLRQRMQGRLILVHLMCRDMTPRLVLKDGRRRTVDDMIPNQNIFTPCIAFRVVGTPIKHINNVTEVSFSSETHIESQSGLSTKEYIVIAICSLCLGLIYIASVFLYIHMKKRKRNSGDDDDANTIKNEYSSYQQNDQVTFGVGLSSQVNPFASQPHNSFIGRGGSQRQSGATGGHRGLTTALNVGLHAEEMGIVKNNPLLKHFPNLSDNSGFISDNSNSVSEFEDERTIDVEKMQTKANIHQSKNYLGHTDMDGGHLHPQQSLHSQMSQQQSPDGSSNPNGPDTECLPEENVSIVEDISNDEKLESMKSIVNGTMRRKLYFNPAYFEPHLLVSPPPAAIEFLNKIREVITIAKYKMSAKRFQPSLNIIPEELQHAQGSEIYAAAQTAPPSRRSSLISSRRDSSKKSICSGCPGCEKKGNSDVVVPSSNCKNCGDKQNSIRKWLEDVSTTHGGEVNDVDMFDGGKPVTNGSENPESLRSLDDRSTCESLPINPDIKKQPKSLRPRQGSIQSDSSSASDNETIVANSVKERSSVARVPSRSKSIRSDTSSAPKIVSHSLKSDVIKMAKFGPDDGSIMKNNNFVYDHNPIEGHSKNQDIYMRNINNSLVNLDSNKIYDKRDLYGITGGSELFNNPQFESSPKMQHRVMNHNQHHHHHHHQQNRKRSNPQSHPGPIGKRQIEVMDQYSKANNGAKMRNINHMPDMVYEALAMDQRKNSWRGRGEPVPINEYIHDSDSRFSSIDRTEKYRNEKFFHDFINSDDSNTLGNRSGKNSFNKYQPDSPIYSRKSPHYLIVDYETDSLERVTSKTQISFNTSTTTSSDLSSQPSPSHSTALPLEEEVEIRNAIYDRVEGFRKDTDTITKERECVSLDVDEYEDVPMNSLAETVIQVPTKKSPKIKCDTPFQGSITIEVEHSPDDCELSTDSDQFEPDTLDRKPKKHSNIIGRHKSNVWAQDRLSTKESNLTSLPADLNNHFVLKNSQSFRETTFGSLREIYESKNLKNVNQNQMHSLEEFEIASGRLLTLELRHSKRQRSNDNTVVVPKLMPPDLIPPEIPSPRNHYDQPRQQLQQVEDYGISPKNLACWNNDKFTKQPNGPAPKPSLSNLDNYESTYSLTADSDSTQFTGVSENENNSVKKSRKIANYSQVNKPSRSHSMEKEGFTFDREQDPSMVKNYMTLGELNEKNFTDQGKSYQSMSRAKFIEDIDKIEVLSTKTLSNYDFPMRKGSPSINPKDSDEEKSSFDITPITTTKIFRVEINQATNGMQIAMGLRDRVKKSKDIKNAWKKFIGIATSKFNGKSGDGRNDSDLEKNSDSSDILDKDEGISSLIDDGSAAYDSPDKGHRHHHRHHHHHKPSSASGPASNSRQITVIRSHSRSSVKDDSGYISADSNESRLNRKLYERFNFTGKSIESSNPIQEENKYEICAIPEHVVSTVKSNTSSSSEGSARSDKQLTRPKAPPPPLPPPNPPPPPPTTTIPTKKLPSPSRTIEKPLTRPPPPPTNPAPKIPKPEENFLFNTADAISVRVYSSDDENIASSDNASCISDNNNEDDDDGTSCATDDICESGAESVETHSVFFKNIRPRRNEPSCSSVAALAH